One window from the genome of Anolis sagrei isolate rAnoSag1 chromosome 4, rAnoSag1.mat, whole genome shotgun sequence encodes:
- the FUBP1 gene encoding far upstream element-binding protein 1 isoform X1 — protein sequence MSDYSTVPPPSSGAPGGGGGGGGAVNDAFKDALQRARQIAAKIGNESGTSVNSNDYSYGGQKRPLEDGDGSWTSPSSTTHWEGMPSPFKDQPEPKKVAPPNNDSFGNQMPPMHQQQRSVMTEEYKVPDGMVGFIIGRGGEQISRIQQESGCKIQIAPDSGGLPERSCMLTGTPESVQSAKRLLDQIVEKGRPTPGFHHGDGPGNAVQEIMIPASKAGLVIGKGGETIKQLQERAGVKMVMIQDGPQNTGADKPLRITGDPYKVQQAKEMVLDLIRDQGGFREVRNEYGSRIGGNEGLDVPIPRFAVGIVIGRNGEMIKKIQNDAGVRIQFKPDDGTTPDRIAQITGPPDRCQHAAEIITDLLRSVQAGNPGGPGPGGRGRGRGQGNWNMGPPGGLQEFNFIVPTGKTGLIIGKGGETIKSISQQSGARIELQRNPPPNADPNMKLFTIRGTPQQIDYARQLIEEKIGGPVNPLGPPVPHGPHGVVPGPHGPPGPPPGAPMGPYNPAPYTPGPPGPAPHGPPAPYAPQGWGNTYPHWQPPNPPDPGKPTDPNSAAWAAYYAHYYQQQAQPPPAAPPSAPPATQTNGQGDQPNPAPAGQVDYTKAWEEYYKKMGQPGQPQDYSKAWEEYYKKQGQAVPAPAGAPPAGQPDYSAAWAEYYRQQAAYYAQTSPQGMPQHPPAPQGQ from the exons ATGTCGGATTACTCGACGGTGCCCCCTCCTTCTTCGGGCGCGCCCggcggaggcggaggaggcggcgggGCCGTCAATGACGCTTTTAAAGACGCGCTGCAACGGGCGAGGCAG ATTGCAGCAAAAATTGGAAACGAATCAGGGACATCAGTGAATTCAAATGATTACAGCTATGGGGGACAAAAAAGACCTCTTGAAGATGGAG aTGGCTCTTGGACAAGTCCGAGCAGTACAACACACTGGGAGGGAATGCCCTCTCCTTTTAAAG ATCAACCAGAGCCTAAGAAGGTTGCTCCTCCAAATAATGATT CTTTTGGAAACCAGATGCCACCCATGCATCAACAACAAAG ATCTGTAATGACAGAAGAATACAAAGTTCCTGATGGAATGGTTGGATTCA TAATTGGCAGAGGAGGAGAGCAAATCTCTCGCATACAGCAAGAATCTGGATGCAAAATACAGATTGCGCCTG ATAGTGGCGGGCTGCCCGAAAGGTCTTGCATGTTAACTGGAACTCCAGAGTCAGTACA GTCTGCAAAGAGATTGCTTGATCAGATAGTTGAAAAGGGAAGACCTACACCAGGATTCCATCATGGTGATGGTCCAGGAAATGCAGTCCAGGAAATTATGATTCCAGCAAGCAAAGCAGGATTGGTTATCGGAAAGGGTGGAGAGACAATAAAGCAACTTCAG GAGAGAGCAGGCGTTAAGATGGTCATGATTCAAGATGGACCACAGAACACTGGAGCAGACAAACCTCTCAGGATCACAGGAGATCCTTACAAAGTTCAA CAAGCCAAGGAAATGGTTTTAGATCTCATTCGTGATCAAGGTGGCTTTAGAGAGGTGCGCAATGAATATGGATCTAGAATAGGAGGCAATGAAGGGCTAGAT GTTCCAATACCACGATTCGCTGTTGGGATTGTAATTGGAAGAAATGGAGAAATGAtaaaaaagatacagaatgatgCTGGTGTGAGGATCCAATTTAAACCAG ATGATGGAACAACTCCTGACAGAATAGCACAGATCACAGGACCTCCAGATAGATGCCAACATGCAGCAGAAATTATTACAGATCTTCTTCGAAGTGTTCAG GCTGGCAATCCTGGTGGCCCAGGGCCTGGAGGTCGTGGAAGAGGTAGAGGTCAGGGCAATTGGAACATGGGGCCACCTGGTGGGCTGCAAGAATTCAATTTTATTGTACCTACGGGAAAGACTGGATTAATCATTGGGAAAG GTGGTGAAACTATCAAGAGCATCAGCCAACAATCTGGTGCTAGAATAGAACTTCAAAGGAATCCGCCACCAAATGCAGACCCTAATATGAAATTGTTTACTATCCGGGGGACACCACAACAGATTGATTATGCTCGTCAGCTCATAGAAGAAAAGATTGGA GGTCCGGTGAATCCTTTGGGTCCCCCTGTGCCGCATGGGCCTCATGGGGTTGTTCCTGGGCCACACGGGCCTCCTGGGCCGCCTCCAGGAGCCCCAATGGGGCCTTACAATCCAGCTCCTTACACCCCTGGCCCTCCTGGCCCAGCACCTCA TGGTCCTCCGGCACCATATGCACCACAAGGATGGGGTAATACTTACCCACACTGGCAGCCACCAAATCCTCCTGACCCAG GCAAGCCAACAGATCCTAATTCAGCAGCATGGGCAGCTTATTATGCTCATTACTACCAGCAGCAGGCCCAGCCACCACCTGCAGCTCCACCTAGTGCTCCACCAGCCACTCAGACCAATGGGCAAG GAGATCAACCAAATCCAGCCCCAGCAGGACAGGTAGATTATACCAAGGCATGGGAAGAATACTATAAAAAAATGG GTCAACCAGGGCAGCCACAAGATTATTCAAAGGCTTGGGAGGAATATTACAAGAAGCAAG GCCAGGCCGTTCCCGCTCCAGCCGGAGCCCCACCTGCAGGCCAGCCGGATTATAGCGCCGCCTGGGCTGAATACTATAGACAGCAGGCGGCCTATTATGCCCAGACAAGTCCACAAGGAATGCCGCAACACCCTCCAGCACCACAG GGCCAATAA
- the FUBP1 gene encoding far upstream element-binding protein 1 isoform X5 translates to MSDYSTVPPPSSGAPGGGGGGGGAVNDAFKDALQRARQIAAKIGNESGTSVNSNDYSYGGQKRPLEDGDGSWTSPSSTTHWEGMPSPFKDQPEPKKVAPPNNDSFGNQMPPMHQQQRSVMTEEYKVPDGMVGFIIGRGGEQISRIQQESGCKIQIAPDSGGLPERSCMLTGTPESVQSAKRLLDQIVEKGRPTPGFHHGDGPGNAVQEIMIPASKAGLVIGKGGETIKQLQQAKEMVLDLIRDQGGFREVRNEYGSRIGGNEGLDVPIPRFAVGIVIGRNGEMIKKIQNDAGVRIQFKPDDGTTPDRIAQITGPPDRCQHAAEIITDLLRSVQAGNPGGPGPGGRGRGRGQGNWNMGPPGGLQEFNFIVPTGKTGLIIGKGGETIKSISQQSGARIELQRNPPPNADPNMKLFTIRGTPQQIDYARQLIEEKIGGPVNPLGPPVPHGPHGVVPGPHGPPGPPPGAPMGPYNPAPYTPGPPGPAPHGPPAPYAPQGWGNTYPHWQPPNPPDPGKPTDPNSAAWAAYYAHYYQQQAQPPPAAPPSAPPATQTNGQGDQPNPAPAGQVDYTKAWEEYYKKMGQPGQPQDYSKAWEEYYKKQGQAVPAPAGAPPAGQPDYSAAWAEYYRQQAAYYAQTSPQGMPQHPPAPQGQ, encoded by the exons ATGTCGGATTACTCGACGGTGCCCCCTCCTTCTTCGGGCGCGCCCggcggaggcggaggaggcggcgggGCCGTCAATGACGCTTTTAAAGACGCGCTGCAACGGGCGAGGCAG ATTGCAGCAAAAATTGGAAACGAATCAGGGACATCAGTGAATTCAAATGATTACAGCTATGGGGGACAAAAAAGACCTCTTGAAGATGGAG aTGGCTCTTGGACAAGTCCGAGCAGTACAACACACTGGGAGGGAATGCCCTCTCCTTTTAAAG ATCAACCAGAGCCTAAGAAGGTTGCTCCTCCAAATAATGATT CTTTTGGAAACCAGATGCCACCCATGCATCAACAACAAAG ATCTGTAATGACAGAAGAATACAAAGTTCCTGATGGAATGGTTGGATTCA TAATTGGCAGAGGAGGAGAGCAAATCTCTCGCATACAGCAAGAATCTGGATGCAAAATACAGATTGCGCCTG ATAGTGGCGGGCTGCCCGAAAGGTCTTGCATGTTAACTGGAACTCCAGAGTCAGTACA GTCTGCAAAGAGATTGCTTGATCAGATAGTTGAAAAGGGAAGACCTACACCAGGATTCCATCATGGTGATGGTCCAGGAAATGCAGTCCAGGAAATTATGATTCCAGCAAGCAAAGCAGGATTGGTTATCGGAAAGGGTGGAGAGACAATAAAGCAACTTCAG CAAGCCAAGGAAATGGTTTTAGATCTCATTCGTGATCAAGGTGGCTTTAGAGAGGTGCGCAATGAATATGGATCTAGAATAGGAGGCAATGAAGGGCTAGAT GTTCCAATACCACGATTCGCTGTTGGGATTGTAATTGGAAGAAATGGAGAAATGAtaaaaaagatacagaatgatgCTGGTGTGAGGATCCAATTTAAACCAG ATGATGGAACAACTCCTGACAGAATAGCACAGATCACAGGACCTCCAGATAGATGCCAACATGCAGCAGAAATTATTACAGATCTTCTTCGAAGTGTTCAG GCTGGCAATCCTGGTGGCCCAGGGCCTGGAGGTCGTGGAAGAGGTAGAGGTCAGGGCAATTGGAACATGGGGCCACCTGGTGGGCTGCAAGAATTCAATTTTATTGTACCTACGGGAAAGACTGGATTAATCATTGGGAAAG GTGGTGAAACTATCAAGAGCATCAGCCAACAATCTGGTGCTAGAATAGAACTTCAAAGGAATCCGCCACCAAATGCAGACCCTAATATGAAATTGTTTACTATCCGGGGGACACCACAACAGATTGATTATGCTCGTCAGCTCATAGAAGAAAAGATTGGA GGTCCGGTGAATCCTTTGGGTCCCCCTGTGCCGCATGGGCCTCATGGGGTTGTTCCTGGGCCACACGGGCCTCCTGGGCCGCCTCCAGGAGCCCCAATGGGGCCTTACAATCCAGCTCCTTACACCCCTGGCCCTCCTGGCCCAGCACCTCA TGGTCCTCCGGCACCATATGCACCACAAGGATGGGGTAATACTTACCCACACTGGCAGCCACCAAATCCTCCTGACCCAG GCAAGCCAACAGATCCTAATTCAGCAGCATGGGCAGCTTATTATGCTCATTACTACCAGCAGCAGGCCCAGCCACCACCTGCAGCTCCACCTAGTGCTCCACCAGCCACTCAGACCAATGGGCAAG GAGATCAACCAAATCCAGCCCCAGCAGGACAGGTAGATTATACCAAGGCATGGGAAGAATACTATAAAAAAATGG GTCAACCAGGGCAGCCACAAGATTATTCAAAGGCTTGGGAGGAATATTACAAGAAGCAAG GCCAGGCCGTTCCCGCTCCAGCCGGAGCCCCACCTGCAGGCCAGCCGGATTATAGCGCCGCCTGGGCTGAATACTATAGACAGCAGGCGGCCTATTATGCCCAGACAAGTCCACAAGGAATGCCGCAACACCCTCCAGCACCACAG GGCCAATAA
- the FUBP1 gene encoding far upstream element-binding protein 1 isoform X6, producing MSDYSTVPPPSSGAPGGGGGGGGAVNDAFKDALQRARQIAAKIGNESGTSVNSNDYSYGGQKRPLEDGDQPEPKKVAPPNNDSFGNQMPPMHQQQRSVMTEEYKVPDGMVGFIIGRGGEQISRIQQESGCKIQIAPDSGGLPERSCMLTGTPESVQSAKRLLDQIVEKGRPTPGFHHGDGPGNAVQEIMIPASKAGLVIGKGGETIKQLQERAGVKMVMIQDGPQNTGADKPLRITGDPYKVQQAKEMVLDLIRDQGGFREVRNEYGSRIGGNEGLDVPIPRFAVGIVIGRNGEMIKKIQNDAGVRIQFKPDDGTTPDRIAQITGPPDRCQHAAEIITDLLRSVQAGNPGGPGPGGRGRGRGQGNWNMGPPGGLQEFNFIVPTGKTGLIIGKGGETIKSISQQSGARIELQRNPPPNADPNMKLFTIRGTPQQIDYARQLIEEKIGGPVNPLGPPVPHGPHGVVPGPHGPPGPPPGAPMGPYNPAPYTPGPPGPAPHGPPAPYAPQGWGNTYPHWQPPNPPDPGKPTDPNSAAWAAYYAHYYQQQAQPPPAAPPSAPPATQTNGQGDQPNPAPAGQVDYTKAWEEYYKKMGQAVPAPAGAPPAGQPDYSAAWAEYYRQQAAYYAQTSPQGMPQHPPAPQGQ from the exons ATGTCGGATTACTCGACGGTGCCCCCTCCTTCTTCGGGCGCGCCCggcggaggcggaggaggcggcgggGCCGTCAATGACGCTTTTAAAGACGCGCTGCAACGGGCGAGGCAG ATTGCAGCAAAAATTGGAAACGAATCAGGGACATCAGTGAATTCAAATGATTACAGCTATGGGGGACAAAAAAGACCTCTTGAAGATGGAG ATCAACCAGAGCCTAAGAAGGTTGCTCCTCCAAATAATGATT CTTTTGGAAACCAGATGCCACCCATGCATCAACAACAAAG ATCTGTAATGACAGAAGAATACAAAGTTCCTGATGGAATGGTTGGATTCA TAATTGGCAGAGGAGGAGAGCAAATCTCTCGCATACAGCAAGAATCTGGATGCAAAATACAGATTGCGCCTG ATAGTGGCGGGCTGCCCGAAAGGTCTTGCATGTTAACTGGAACTCCAGAGTCAGTACA GTCTGCAAAGAGATTGCTTGATCAGATAGTTGAAAAGGGAAGACCTACACCAGGATTCCATCATGGTGATGGTCCAGGAAATGCAGTCCAGGAAATTATGATTCCAGCAAGCAAAGCAGGATTGGTTATCGGAAAGGGTGGAGAGACAATAAAGCAACTTCAG GAGAGAGCAGGCGTTAAGATGGTCATGATTCAAGATGGACCACAGAACACTGGAGCAGACAAACCTCTCAGGATCACAGGAGATCCTTACAAAGTTCAA CAAGCCAAGGAAATGGTTTTAGATCTCATTCGTGATCAAGGTGGCTTTAGAGAGGTGCGCAATGAATATGGATCTAGAATAGGAGGCAATGAAGGGCTAGAT GTTCCAATACCACGATTCGCTGTTGGGATTGTAATTGGAAGAAATGGAGAAATGAtaaaaaagatacagaatgatgCTGGTGTGAGGATCCAATTTAAACCAG ATGATGGAACAACTCCTGACAGAATAGCACAGATCACAGGACCTCCAGATAGATGCCAACATGCAGCAGAAATTATTACAGATCTTCTTCGAAGTGTTCAG GCTGGCAATCCTGGTGGCCCAGGGCCTGGAGGTCGTGGAAGAGGTAGAGGTCAGGGCAATTGGAACATGGGGCCACCTGGTGGGCTGCAAGAATTCAATTTTATTGTACCTACGGGAAAGACTGGATTAATCATTGGGAAAG GTGGTGAAACTATCAAGAGCATCAGCCAACAATCTGGTGCTAGAATAGAACTTCAAAGGAATCCGCCACCAAATGCAGACCCTAATATGAAATTGTTTACTATCCGGGGGACACCACAACAGATTGATTATGCTCGTCAGCTCATAGAAGAAAAGATTGGA GGTCCGGTGAATCCTTTGGGTCCCCCTGTGCCGCATGGGCCTCATGGGGTTGTTCCTGGGCCACACGGGCCTCCTGGGCCGCCTCCAGGAGCCCCAATGGGGCCTTACAATCCAGCTCCTTACACCCCTGGCCCTCCTGGCCCAGCACCTCA TGGTCCTCCGGCACCATATGCACCACAAGGATGGGGTAATACTTACCCACACTGGCAGCCACCAAATCCTCCTGACCCAG GCAAGCCAACAGATCCTAATTCAGCAGCATGGGCAGCTTATTATGCTCATTACTACCAGCAGCAGGCCCAGCCACCACCTGCAGCTCCACCTAGTGCTCCACCAGCCACTCAGACCAATGGGCAAG GAGATCAACCAAATCCAGCCCCAGCAGGACAGGTAGATTATACCAAGGCATGGGAAGAATACTATAAAAAAATGG GCCAGGCCGTTCCCGCTCCAGCCGGAGCCCCACCTGCAGGCCAGCCGGATTATAGCGCCGCCTGGGCTGAATACTATAGACAGCAGGCGGCCTATTATGCCCAGACAAGTCCACAAGGAATGCCGCAACACCCTCCAGCACCACAG GGCCAATAA
- the FUBP1 gene encoding far upstream element-binding protein 1 isoform X2 yields the protein MSDYSTVPPPSSGAPGGGGGGGGAVNDAFKDALQRARQIAAKIGNESGTSVNSNDYSYGGQKRPLEDGDGSWTSPSSTTHWEGMPSPFKDQPEPKKVAPPNNDSFGNQMPPMHQQQRSVMTEEYKVPDGMVGFIIGRGGEQISRIQQESGCKIQIAPDSGGLPERSCMLTGTPESVQSAKRLLDQIVEKGRPTPGFHHGDGPGNAVQEIMIPASKAGLVIGKGGETIKQLQERAGVKMVMIQDGPQNTGADKPLRITGDPYKVQQAKEMVLDLIRDQGGFREVRNEYGSRIGGNEGLDVPIPRFAVGIVIGRNGEMIKKIQNDAGVRIQFKPDDGTTPDRIAQITGPPDRCQHAAEIITDLLRSVQAGNPGGPGPGGRGRGRGQGNWNMGPPGGLQEFNFIVPTGKTGLIIGKGGETIKSISQQSGARIELQRNPPPNADPNMKLFTIRGTPQQIDYARQLIEEKIGGPVNPLGPPVPHGPHGVVPGPHGPPGPPPGAPMGPYNPAPYTPGPPGPAPHGPPAPYAPQGWGNTYPHWQPPNPPDPGKPTDPNSAAWAAYYAHYYQQQAQPPPAAPPSAPPATQTNGQGDQPNPAPAGQVDYTKAWEEYYKKMGQPGQPQDYSKAWEEYYKKQGQAVPAPAGAPPAGQPDYSAAWAEYYRQQAAYYAQTSPQGMPQHPPAPQGF from the exons ATGTCGGATTACTCGACGGTGCCCCCTCCTTCTTCGGGCGCGCCCggcggaggcggaggaggcggcgggGCCGTCAATGACGCTTTTAAAGACGCGCTGCAACGGGCGAGGCAG ATTGCAGCAAAAATTGGAAACGAATCAGGGACATCAGTGAATTCAAATGATTACAGCTATGGGGGACAAAAAAGACCTCTTGAAGATGGAG aTGGCTCTTGGACAAGTCCGAGCAGTACAACACACTGGGAGGGAATGCCCTCTCCTTTTAAAG ATCAACCAGAGCCTAAGAAGGTTGCTCCTCCAAATAATGATT CTTTTGGAAACCAGATGCCACCCATGCATCAACAACAAAG ATCTGTAATGACAGAAGAATACAAAGTTCCTGATGGAATGGTTGGATTCA TAATTGGCAGAGGAGGAGAGCAAATCTCTCGCATACAGCAAGAATCTGGATGCAAAATACAGATTGCGCCTG ATAGTGGCGGGCTGCCCGAAAGGTCTTGCATGTTAACTGGAACTCCAGAGTCAGTACA GTCTGCAAAGAGATTGCTTGATCAGATAGTTGAAAAGGGAAGACCTACACCAGGATTCCATCATGGTGATGGTCCAGGAAATGCAGTCCAGGAAATTATGATTCCAGCAAGCAAAGCAGGATTGGTTATCGGAAAGGGTGGAGAGACAATAAAGCAACTTCAG GAGAGAGCAGGCGTTAAGATGGTCATGATTCAAGATGGACCACAGAACACTGGAGCAGACAAACCTCTCAGGATCACAGGAGATCCTTACAAAGTTCAA CAAGCCAAGGAAATGGTTTTAGATCTCATTCGTGATCAAGGTGGCTTTAGAGAGGTGCGCAATGAATATGGATCTAGAATAGGAGGCAATGAAGGGCTAGAT GTTCCAATACCACGATTCGCTGTTGGGATTGTAATTGGAAGAAATGGAGAAATGAtaaaaaagatacagaatgatgCTGGTGTGAGGATCCAATTTAAACCAG ATGATGGAACAACTCCTGACAGAATAGCACAGATCACAGGACCTCCAGATAGATGCCAACATGCAGCAGAAATTATTACAGATCTTCTTCGAAGTGTTCAG GCTGGCAATCCTGGTGGCCCAGGGCCTGGAGGTCGTGGAAGAGGTAGAGGTCAGGGCAATTGGAACATGGGGCCACCTGGTGGGCTGCAAGAATTCAATTTTATTGTACCTACGGGAAAGACTGGATTAATCATTGGGAAAG GTGGTGAAACTATCAAGAGCATCAGCCAACAATCTGGTGCTAGAATAGAACTTCAAAGGAATCCGCCACCAAATGCAGACCCTAATATGAAATTGTTTACTATCCGGGGGACACCACAACAGATTGATTATGCTCGTCAGCTCATAGAAGAAAAGATTGGA GGTCCGGTGAATCCTTTGGGTCCCCCTGTGCCGCATGGGCCTCATGGGGTTGTTCCTGGGCCACACGGGCCTCCTGGGCCGCCTCCAGGAGCCCCAATGGGGCCTTACAATCCAGCTCCTTACACCCCTGGCCCTCCTGGCCCAGCACCTCA TGGTCCTCCGGCACCATATGCACCACAAGGATGGGGTAATACTTACCCACACTGGCAGCCACCAAATCCTCCTGACCCAG GCAAGCCAACAGATCCTAATTCAGCAGCATGGGCAGCTTATTATGCTCATTACTACCAGCAGCAGGCCCAGCCACCACCTGCAGCTCCACCTAGTGCTCCACCAGCCACTCAGACCAATGGGCAAG GAGATCAACCAAATCCAGCCCCAGCAGGACAGGTAGATTATACCAAGGCATGGGAAGAATACTATAAAAAAATGG GTCAACCAGGGCAGCCACAAGATTATTCAAAGGCTTGGGAGGAATATTACAAGAAGCAAG GCCAGGCCGTTCCCGCTCCAGCCGGAGCCCCACCTGCAGGCCAGCCGGATTATAGCGCCGCCTGGGCTGAATACTATAGACAGCAGGCGGCCTATTATGCCCAGACAAGTCCACAAGGAATGCCGCAACACCCTCCAGCACCACAG GGTTTTTGA
- the FUBP1 gene encoding far upstream element-binding protein 1 isoform X4: MSDYSTVPPPSSGAPGGGGGGGGAVNDAFKDALQRARQIAAKIGNESGTSVNSNDYSYGGQKRPLEDGDQPEPKKVAPPNNDSFGNQMPPMHQQQRSVMTEEYKVPDGMVGFIIGRGGEQISRIQQESGCKIQIAPDSGGLPERSCMLTGTPESVQSAKRLLDQIVEKGRPTPGFHHGDGPGNAVQEIMIPASKAGLVIGKGGETIKQLQERAGVKMVMIQDGPQNTGADKPLRITGDPYKVQQAKEMVLDLIRDQGGFREVRNEYGSRIGGNEGLDVPIPRFAVGIVIGRNGEMIKKIQNDAGVRIQFKPDDGTTPDRIAQITGPPDRCQHAAEIITDLLRSVQAGNPGGPGPGGRGRGRGQGNWNMGPPGGLQEFNFIVPTGKTGLIIGKGGETIKSISQQSGARIELQRNPPPNADPNMKLFTIRGTPQQIDYARQLIEEKIGGPVNPLGPPVPHGPHGVVPGPHGPPGPPPGAPMGPYNPAPYTPGPPGPAPHGPPAPYAPQGWGNTYPHWQPPNPPDPGKPTDPNSAAWAAYYAHYYQQQAQPPPAAPPSAPPATQTNGQGDQPNPAPAGQVDYTKAWEEYYKKMGQPGQPQDYSKAWEEYYKKQGQAVPAPAGAPPAGQPDYSAAWAEYYRQQAAYYAQTSPQGMPQHPPAPQGQ; the protein is encoded by the exons ATGTCGGATTACTCGACGGTGCCCCCTCCTTCTTCGGGCGCGCCCggcggaggcggaggaggcggcgggGCCGTCAATGACGCTTTTAAAGACGCGCTGCAACGGGCGAGGCAG ATTGCAGCAAAAATTGGAAACGAATCAGGGACATCAGTGAATTCAAATGATTACAGCTATGGGGGACAAAAAAGACCTCTTGAAGATGGAG ATCAACCAGAGCCTAAGAAGGTTGCTCCTCCAAATAATGATT CTTTTGGAAACCAGATGCCACCCATGCATCAACAACAAAG ATCTGTAATGACAGAAGAATACAAAGTTCCTGATGGAATGGTTGGATTCA TAATTGGCAGAGGAGGAGAGCAAATCTCTCGCATACAGCAAGAATCTGGATGCAAAATACAGATTGCGCCTG ATAGTGGCGGGCTGCCCGAAAGGTCTTGCATGTTAACTGGAACTCCAGAGTCAGTACA GTCTGCAAAGAGATTGCTTGATCAGATAGTTGAAAAGGGAAGACCTACACCAGGATTCCATCATGGTGATGGTCCAGGAAATGCAGTCCAGGAAATTATGATTCCAGCAAGCAAAGCAGGATTGGTTATCGGAAAGGGTGGAGAGACAATAAAGCAACTTCAG GAGAGAGCAGGCGTTAAGATGGTCATGATTCAAGATGGACCACAGAACACTGGAGCAGACAAACCTCTCAGGATCACAGGAGATCCTTACAAAGTTCAA CAAGCCAAGGAAATGGTTTTAGATCTCATTCGTGATCAAGGTGGCTTTAGAGAGGTGCGCAATGAATATGGATCTAGAATAGGAGGCAATGAAGGGCTAGAT GTTCCAATACCACGATTCGCTGTTGGGATTGTAATTGGAAGAAATGGAGAAATGAtaaaaaagatacagaatgatgCTGGTGTGAGGATCCAATTTAAACCAG ATGATGGAACAACTCCTGACAGAATAGCACAGATCACAGGACCTCCAGATAGATGCCAACATGCAGCAGAAATTATTACAGATCTTCTTCGAAGTGTTCAG GCTGGCAATCCTGGTGGCCCAGGGCCTGGAGGTCGTGGAAGAGGTAGAGGTCAGGGCAATTGGAACATGGGGCCACCTGGTGGGCTGCAAGAATTCAATTTTATTGTACCTACGGGAAAGACTGGATTAATCATTGGGAAAG GTGGTGAAACTATCAAGAGCATCAGCCAACAATCTGGTGCTAGAATAGAACTTCAAAGGAATCCGCCACCAAATGCAGACCCTAATATGAAATTGTTTACTATCCGGGGGACACCACAACAGATTGATTATGCTCGTCAGCTCATAGAAGAAAAGATTGGA GGTCCGGTGAATCCTTTGGGTCCCCCTGTGCCGCATGGGCCTCATGGGGTTGTTCCTGGGCCACACGGGCCTCCTGGGCCGCCTCCAGGAGCCCCAATGGGGCCTTACAATCCAGCTCCTTACACCCCTGGCCCTCCTGGCCCAGCACCTCA TGGTCCTCCGGCACCATATGCACCACAAGGATGGGGTAATACTTACCCACACTGGCAGCCACCAAATCCTCCTGACCCAG GCAAGCCAACAGATCCTAATTCAGCAGCATGGGCAGCTTATTATGCTCATTACTACCAGCAGCAGGCCCAGCCACCACCTGCAGCTCCACCTAGTGCTCCACCAGCCACTCAGACCAATGGGCAAG GAGATCAACCAAATCCAGCCCCAGCAGGACAGGTAGATTATACCAAGGCATGGGAAGAATACTATAAAAAAATGG GTCAACCAGGGCAGCCACAAGATTATTCAAAGGCTTGGGAGGAATATTACAAGAAGCAAG GCCAGGCCGTTCCCGCTCCAGCCGGAGCCCCACCTGCAGGCCAGCCGGATTATAGCGCCGCCTGGGCTGAATACTATAGACAGCAGGCGGCCTATTATGCCCAGACAAGTCCACAAGGAATGCCGCAACACCCTCCAGCACCACAG GGCCAATAA